AAATACTGGattagaaatgaaaattatatacagAAATTGAACGAAGTTagagaaaaattaaagagCAACCCAGATTTCCATATAGAAAGAGATCAATTACCTCTCCCAGCGACTAAATCCTTCATTCATCCTTCTTCTGTATTATTCTCCACGAAATCTTTGAATGAAGAGGAGATGGAATCTCTTTCTCTAGATTATGCGCCAGtattgaaaaacaaaaatactGAAATAACTAAATATCCATTCCTTGTATTTACAGGTTCATTTGTAACGTCCAAGTTGTTTTTGAAAGATATAACACCTACTTCCACACTGGCAGTATTACTATTTGGTGGACCAATCAATTACGAAACCAATGGTGCCACTCATTCGCAAGGCATTGTTGTCGATGACTGGCTGCCTATTAGGACATGGTGTAAAAACGGTGTGTTGATGAAGGAATTAAGAAACTTACTTGATACTGCcatcaaagaaaaattaatcaatCCCCAATACACTAGTGGGCAAACGGAAACCTCGTCATCAGCTGATGTAATTCTTAAGACAGTTCAAAAGATAATAACAATAGAACAAAGtaaatagtaatattaaCATTAATAGTACAGATGACACAAATATTTAGTGACACGTTCTTTCTCTCTATGGAGCCGTGATTTTCGATGCACTCACTATTGTaactttttcaataaaagtCTTTCTCACTTTCTACGAAGGAACTTTCACAGCAGACATACGCACGTACAAATCATATCGTTGTCCTAACTTTCAGTCTATACCGAACAGAACTTCGAACCAAGAATGAAGAAACTGTGTCGATATGTATTACACAACGTTGGTTGCATAGAAAACCCCCAAAATAATACTTGTTGAGCCCCCCTCCCTGTTACCATTTCGAAAAAAAAACTCTATCTACTACCCAAGTTTCTGTTAAATGTTGGTGCTCCTTTAGACGTTTTCTCTTGTTTAACAAAACCCAAcgaagaaagaagaagaaaagaaagaatacAATTATTGGGTTTCTCTCTACCGAGTATCCAGTGccaaaaattaaaagagaTATGCTACGAAACTTTGTATTAACTACTCGAGATGCTCGAGATGCCCGAGATGTCCGAGAGGAACACTTGTcacattgaaattaatagcACTTACGAATGCAGTTCCCACTCTATAGATAGGTCTATATCGACAAACATATATACTGACAGCACATACACTTCCCATGCTACATTCACACGCGTACGTACAAAAGTCAGTATCCTTCAATAGGGTGGTATGTTTCTGTTTTGATAAAACAGAGCTCTgctaattatatttttatttacatattattttttcaaaatagtcattttaagaatttttcaattaaaagtATAATTGTATTTCTGCTTTGCCGATTTCTGAGGAAAAAATTACTCAGATTTTAAAACTCATCACTTAATTCTAGTGATCCttaacaatatatacatatatatatatatatatatatatgtagtTATTGACATTCGCacattgtatttatttatctGAAGGCATCTCTTAAACCTTTTTCTATATATGTTTGACGGTTAAGTTGAATAACCAAAATAACACAACTATATTTACTTCGAGATGGCTAATGGGGCTAAACTTTTTTTAGCCGGTATAATTACTTTTGTATCCTTTATTATTGCAATTGTTTCCTTTGCAGGTTCAACATCAAATTATAAACctattaatgaaatttatgTTGcacatttaaatttaaaaaatattaaaaatgatgcAGTTTTCACAAATTTAACACAAGCGTTAGATTCTAATTCATTACCAAATTACATTAATATAGGGTTGTGGTCATATTGTATATCGGGTACAAACTcagataaaattgaaaaatgtacATCACCAAAAGGTATTCAAGAATTTGATTTGaaaactttattatatgATAACGTGGCTAATAACGAATCAGAAGATTTATTGGATTCAATCGATGATATTCTACTGCCTGACTCCAttgcaaataaaaaaggTTATTATAATGGTTTAAGTAGGTGTATGTGGATCACACTCATTATAGGTATTATTGTTCTATTTTtagatttaatatttatcatattACGAATGTTGTTTGCTCTTAGGGCATTAAAGATAATAGGTTTGTTTTTAGCTTGTGTGGCATTCGCTTCATTGATAATTAGTGGTTCAACAAGTGTGGCGACttatgtttatattaaaGTGCATCTGaacaaaaattatgatGAGTACGGTATTAAATTAGATTTAGGTAGAAACTTTTTCTGTATTTTATGGGGTTCGATTCTAGGTTCTTTActgaatttattattatggGTCTCGGTAAGGGACGATGTTCGTAGAACTTACGTTACACAAGCAGGTCCATCTCAATCAGGTAAGCGTATTATCTTATAATcatgtaatatatatatatgttcaTCAATATAACTAATTATGAAATATCAAtgattcttcaataaaatttattagatattaaattcatgTACAGggaaatatataaatgtttgTTTTTGGTCTCGGTGGAACATTGCtagtaaatatattcttgaaatatgataaaataattgaatatatatatatatatataataagaTAAAAACGTAATGATGGAATTAATGgtataatttaaattttgtttttaaatgCTAAACAGAATACAGAAAAAtactatataatattttattaaaaattaagaTGCAAATTGTGTCATGGCTTGTAAACCATAAAattggtaataataacGGGATTTGATAAAGAAACGAATTAAAACGGGATGTAGTTTCTTATTTACCGTTTAACTTTTTAGGATTAAATTCAGGAAGtaaatgaataaaaaaaatgtcaATGTGTaaaacttttttatttacaatcAAACGTGAGGAACACTTTCAGTAGAATCGCTGTCCTCGCCATTACTGTTAGATAACTCTTTAACATTAACTTCAGCGTTTTCTTTGTCATCGTTAGATTCTTCATCAACTCTAGCTTTGTTTCTGTAAGTGTGAATGTAACCAGTAGAGTATAGACCATCGAAGAAGTAGATAAAAACAGTTAAGAAAGTCAAAGAGAAGGAGGTCCATACTAAACCATAGTATGCAGGACCGttggtaataataacacCAAAGTTATCTTCCTTAGTACCGGACTTGACGATACCGACAATGGCGGCAGTAATGGCAGCAGCTAAACCGGTGAAAACACAAATAAAGGTAATGAAGGCAACGATAGAGAACCAACACTTAACACTTGAGACTGGCTTTCTAATTAATAACACAGCAATAGTAATACCACATAAACATGAAATGAAAGAAAGAATAGACATGGCTAAAACAGCTTTCATAGCTGGAACATATTCGTGTTCCTTTTCTAATAGTTTACCTTGTAAGTATAAGTCGTCAGCACCAATTGATAAACCATCTAAATATGGTTGAAGTTTAGATTCATCTAGGGCGTCGTAAATAATAGTTCTGAAGTCTAGACCTTGAACTGGGTGGTGTCTGGTACAAGAAACGATTTCACCATCTGACATTTGGTGACAAATAGACATTAGAGCTAATCTGTAGTCAGTTGGAACTTCTAAGTAAGCTAATAAGGATGGAACCATGGCTTCCAATTGTGCTTCAGTAACTGGGGCCAATGTTGTGACACTTTCTAAGATTTCAACAATTGGAGTGAAAAGGGAGGCATTTGGACCAGCCCATTCAATAATAGCAATCAAATTGGAAATAGTATTTAATGGAGCAGTAGAGACACCGAGTAAAGTGAATAGATATGGAATGTAGGTTGTCAATGGAGATGAAACGGTTAGCAATGAAGACAATGAAGAAACAATTTCTAAAGTTTCAGTAGCATTAGTAGAAGAACTGAAAATGTTGTATAGACCGGTTAATTCAGCAGTTGTAGTTGCGGTATCAGTATTAGCAGCTAATTCGGTGACAGTTGAAAGAACTTCAGTATCGTTATTACCATATTCAACCAATTTAGTTAAAGCGGTTAAAGACGAGGCAGCCCAGTCAGATGAAGTAATATTTTGACTgaataaagaatataaagTATCAATGGCAGATAATGGATCAGATGATGTTGTAATGATATCAGTAATAGATTCGAAGGAAGATTCCAAAGAAGATGGGACCAAGCCAGCTAAAGCAGTCAGAGTAGTGTTTAAAGCACTGACATCAGTGATGTTACCTAGGGTGCTGAATAGTGTTGAAACTAAAGCAGTTGGTAAAGTAGCGTTTGCAACAACAGCTAGGTGGTCTAAAGTAGAAGCAACATCACTAGAGTTGCTGATCAAAGTTAATAAGGGAGCGATTGAGACTTTTTGTATTAAAGTCAAGTTATTTAACGTCATTACAGCAGCGGTAGAGCCAGTGACATTTGAAGAATCAGCTAATAAACTTAAAAGTAATGCTTGATCTTTGGCATTAGTGGTTGAGTTCGTTGAGGTAACAGCATTGATCAATTCTTCTAAGCCCAGAATAGTTTGAGTAGCGTTACTAGTTAGATTGAATAAAGTTTCAATTGGAGTAACTGCAGTACCAACTAAGGCGGAAGTAGTGTTGGATAAAGCCAATGGAGATAATACATTCAAAGAATTGATAGTAGCAGTAGCATTGTTAGTATCAGCTAAGATGTTCAATAATGGAGAGAAAACAGTAGTGTTGGTTAAACTGTCAAAGACCCCAAAGACACTTTCGACAGTAGCATTTTCAGCTGTTAAAGCGGTACCAATGAAGGATAATAGAGGAGATAATTGAGGTAAAACCTTAGTGACATTTAGTTTCTTAATATCAGCATTGAAAATGTaaacattattaattggGGAATAATTCGATGAACAACCGGCAATTGAAATAATCATCATAATGAAAGTtgtaaacaaaaataaaatggcAATTGCTAACCAAGTACGTTTACCGAAATTCATTCTcattgttttattattattgttgttgttgtattgtttttattattgtcaaTGAAGGTATTTATTATGGCAGGAAGAATCTTATTAATGtgtttgtttttaataattaaaagaaaactaTTGTATGCTTTTTATTATAGTAATGCAATACTATATTTATAgataatcaatattttctgtaTTTATACGTTCTCTTTTGTATTGACCAATATtacaataacaaaattaaacGAGAATTAAATGTACTTTCAATAGCACGATAGAAAAGCAAATtgatatatcaaaataatccattagtttatatattaatgaaatctaaaaaattatcaccTGAAGATCTCTCAAGAGAATCCTATTATAAGAGAGTGTCATTTAGTAGATGTCGAGATCACTCTTTTGACAATTGATGGAACAATATCGATAGCGATGAGCTGAATGAAC
The sequence above is drawn from the Tetrapisispora phaffii CBS 4417 chromosome 2, complete genome genome and encodes:
- the PUN1 gene encoding Pun1p (similar to Saccharomyces cerevisiae YLR414C; ancestral locus Anc_4.286), with amino-acid sequence MANGAKLFLAGIITFVSFIIAIVSFAGSTSNYKPINEIYVAHLNLKNIKNDAVFTNLTQALDSNSLPNYINIGLWSYCISGTNSDKIEKCTSPKGIQEFDLKTLLYDNVANNESEDLLDSIDDILLPDSIANKKGYYNGLSRCMWITLIIGIIVLFLDLIFIILRMLFALRALKIIGLFLACVAFASLIISGSTSVATYVYIKVHLNKNYDEYGIKLDLGRNFFCILWGSILGSLLNLLLWVSVRDDVRRTYVTQAGPSQSGKRIIL
- the TPHA0B02000 gene encoding uncharacterized protein (similar to Saccharomyces cerevisiae YKL187C and YLR413W; ancestral locus Anc_4.285), which encodes MRMNFGKRTWLAIAILFLFTTFIMMIISIAGCSSNYSPINNVYIFNADIKKLNVTKVLPQLSPLLSFIGTALTAENATVESVFGVFDSLTNTTVFSPLLNILADTNNATATINSLNVLSPLALSNTTSALVGTAVTPIETLFNLTSNATQTILGLEELINAVTSTNSTTNAKDQALLLSLLADSSNVTGSTAAVMTLNNLTLIQKVSIAPLLTLISNSSDVASTLDHLAVVANATLPTALVSTLFSTLGNITDVSALNTTLTALAGLVPSSLESSFESITDIITTSSDPLSAIDTLYSLFSQNITSSDWAASSLTALTKLVEYGNNDTEVLSTVTELAANTDTATTTAELTGLYNIFSSSTNATETLEIVSSLSSLLTVSSPLTTYIPYLFTLLGVSTAPLNTISNLIAIIEWAGPNASLFTPIVEILESVTTLAPVTEAQLEAMVPSLLAYLEVPTDYRLALMSICHQMSDGEIVSCTRHHPVQGLDFRTIIYDALDESKLQPYLDGLSIGADDLYLQGKLLEKEHEYVPAMKAVLAMSILSFISCLCGITIAVLLIRKPVSSVKCWFSIVAFITFICVFTGLAAAITAAIVGIVKSGTKEDNFGVIITNGPAYYGLVWTSFSLTFLTVFIYFFDGLYSTGYIHTYRNKARVDEESNDDKENAEVNVKELSNSNGEDSDSTESVPHV